A window of Ictidomys tridecemlineatus isolate mIctTri1 chromosome 1, mIctTri1.hap1, whole genome shotgun sequence contains these coding sequences:
- the LOC101977736 gene encoding protocadherin gamma-A4: MAANLYPPDSSGLICICILLGALWQIPAEQIRYSVPEELEKGSAVGHIAKDLGLEPRKLTERGVRVVSRGKTQLFALNPRSGSLVTAGRIDREQLCDKSPKCMANLEIFLEDKAKIFGIEVEIIDVNDNSPTFGTEQREIKVVENEDPGARFPLPEAFDPDVGVNSLQGYQLSPNVHFSLDVQSGADGIKYPELVLEQALDREEEAVLHLVLTAFDGGDPIRSGTTNIHVILLDINDNAPVFTQPEYHVSVQENLPVGTRLLTIKATDPDEGTNGEVTYSFRNVRDKISQLFQLNSLTGDIIILGDLDYEDSGFYDIDVEAHDGPGLRARSKVLVTVLDVNDNAPEVTVTSLTSSIQETSSPGTVIAVFNVHDGDSGENGFVTCSVLDNLPFRLEKTYGNYYQLLIHRTLDREEVSEYNITITATDQGSPPLSTETHISLKVMDINDNPPTFTHASYSAYILENNPRGASILSMTAQDPDSGENAHVTYSLAEDTIQEKTLSSYVSINSNTGVLYALCSFDYEQLQHLKLLVTARDSGNPPLSSNVSLSLFVLDQNDNIPEILYPALPTDGSTGVELTPRSAEPGYLVTKVVAVDRDSGQNAWLSYRLLKASEPGLFSVGLHTGEVRTARALLDRDVLKQSLVVTVQDHGQPPLSASVTLTIAVADSIPDVLADLGSIRTTDPDGSDLTLYLVVAVAAVSCVFLAFVILLLALRLRRWHMNRLLHAASSRFGEVSVPQFVGMDGMQAFLQTYSHEVSLTADSRKSHLIFPQPNYADTLISQDSCEKNEPLLVPQDLGETKGDPNLLQVSQSYNPS, encoded by the coding sequence ATGGCGGCTAACCTTTATCCACCAGACTCCAGCGGACTGATTTGTATCTGCATTCTCCTGGGGGCCCTGTGGCAAATACCGGCGGAACAGATCCGCTACTCAGTGCCTGAGGAGCTGGAGAAAGGCTCTGCGGTGGGCCACATTGCCAAGGACCTGGGGCTGGAGCCTCGGAAGCTCACGGAGCGCGGAGTCCGCGTCGTCTCCAGAGGTAAAACTCAGCTCTTTGCTCTGAACCCGAGAAGCGGCAGCTTGGTCACCGCTGGCAGGATAGACCGGGAGCAGCTCTGTGACAAATCTCCAAAGTGTATGGCAAACCTGGAAATTTTCCTAGAGGACAAAGCGAAGATTTTTGGAATAGAAGTGGAAATAATCGATGTTAATGATAACTCGCCCACCTTTGGAACAGAGCAGAGGGAAATAAAAGTTGTTGAAAATGAAGATCCTGGAGCACGATTTCCTCTGCCTGAGGCTTTTGATCCGGATGTGGGGGTAAATTCCTTGCAAGGTTACCAGCTCAGCCCGAATGTTCACTTCTCTCTGGATGTGCAAAGCGGGGCAGATGGAATTAAGTACCCGGAGTTGGTGCTGGAGCAGGCCCTAGATCGCGAGGAAGAGGCGGTTCTCCACCTCGTTCTTACTGCCTTTGACGGAGGTGACCCAATTCGCTCTGGTACTACCAATATTCATGTAATACTTTTGGACATCAATGATAATGCTCCTGTATTCACTCAACCGGAGTACCACGTAAGTGTTCAGGAGAACTTGCCTGTGGGCACCCGCCTACTCACCATAAAAGCCACTGATCCTGATGAAGGAACCAACGGAGAAGTGACTTATTCTTTCCGAAACGTAAGAGACAAAATATCCCAGCTATTTCAGTTGAATTCTCTGACAGGGGACATAATAATATTGGGGGATCTAGATTATGAGGACTCTGGATTTTATGACATAGATGTAGAAGCTCATGATGGACCTGGTCTCCGAGCCAGAAGTAAGGTACTGGTGACAGTTTTGGATGTAAATGACAATGCTCCAGAAGTCACGGTTACCTCTCTCACCAGCTCAATCCAAGAAACCTCTTCTCCAGGTACAGTAATTGCAGTTTTTAATGTGCATGATGGTGACTCAGGAGAGAATGGATTTGTTACTTGTTCTGTTCTGGATAATCTGCCATTCAGGCTTGAAAAGACCTATGGAAATTATTATCAACTCTTGATACATAGAACTCTGGACCGGGAAGAAGTTTCAGAATATAACATTACTATTACTGCCACTGACCAGGGAAGTCCTCCTCTGTCTACAGAGACTCATATCTCATTGAAGGTGATGGACATCAATGATAATCCACCCACCTTCACTCATGCATCCTATTCTGCCTACATTCTGGAAAACAACCCCAGAGGAGCATCCATCTTATCCATGACAGCCCAGGACCCTGACAGTGGTGAGAATGCCCATGTCACCTACTCTCTGGCAGAGGACACCATCCAGGAGAAAACTTTGTCCTCCTATGTCTCCATCAACTCCAATACTGGTGTTCTGTATGCACTGTGCTCCTTTGATTATGAGCAGCTCCAACACTTGAAGCTACTGGTGACAGCCAGGGACAGTGGGAACCCTCCACTCAGCAGCAATGTATCTCTGAGCCTGTTTGTGCTGGATCAGAATGACAACATCCCTGAAATCCTGTATCCTGCCCTCCCCACTGATGGTTCTACTGGTGTGGAGCTGACACCCCGCTCTGCAGAGCCCGGATACCTGGTGACCAAAGTGGTGGCAGTGGACAGAGACTCAGGACAGAATGCCTGGCTGTCCTACCGCTTGCTCAAGGCCAGTGAACCAGGACTCTTCTCAGTGGGGCTGCATACTGGTGAGGTGCGCACAGCACGAGCCCTGCTGGATAGAGATGTGCTGAAACAGAGTCTTGTGGTGACTGTCCAGGACCATGGCCAGCCCCCTCTGTCAGCCTCTGTCACACTCACCATAGCTGTGGCTGACAGCATCCCTGATGTCCTGGCAGATCTGGGTAGCATCAGGACTACCGACCCTGATGGTTCAGACCTCACCCTCTACTTGGTGGTGGCAGTGGCTGCTGTCTCCTGTGTCTTCCTTGCCTTTGTCATCTTGCTGTTGGCACTCAGGCTACGACGCTGGCACATGAATCGCCTACTTCATGCTGCAAGTAGCAGGTTTGGTGAAGTGTCTGTACCGCAATTTGTAGGCATGGATGGGATGCAGGCATTCCTTCAGACCTATTCCCATGAGGTCTCCCTCACTGCAGACTCCAGGAAGAGCCACCTGATATTCCCTCAGCCCAACTATGCAGACACGCTCATCAGCCAGGATAGTTGTGAGAAAAATGAGCCTCTTCTGGTTCCACAGGATTTAGGTGAAACTAAAGGAGACCCCAATCTTCTTCAGGTGAGTCAATCCTATAATCCATCCTAA
- the LOC101970341 gene encoding protocadherin gamma-A5, with the protein MANLLRRWGCGDLLLSFMLLGTLCQPGSGQIRYSVPEELEKGSFVGNIAKDLGLQPQELVEHGVRIVSRGRTQLFSLNPRSGSLVTGERIDREELCAQSARCLVNFNILVENKMKIYGVEVEIVDINDNFPRFREEELKVKVNENAAVGTRLVLPFARDADVGVNSLQSYQLSTNLHFSLDVKSGSDGQNYPELVLERPLDREKAAIHELLLTALDGGDPVLSSTTRIRVAVLDANDNAPLFTRSEYRVSVPESIPVGTQLLTLTATDADEGINGKVTYSFRNEEDKISETFQLDSTLGEISTIQSLDYEESRFYLMEVVAQDGGALLASAKVLVTVQDVNDNAPEVILTTFSSSVSEDCLPGTIIALFSIHDVDSGENGETSCSIPKNLPFKLERSVDNYYHLLTTRTLDREETSDYNITVTVTDHGTPPLSTENQISLKVADINDNPPTFSQASYSTSIPENNPRGVSIFSVTAHDPDSGDNARITYSLAEYTLQGVPLSSYVSMNSDTGVLYALCSFDYEQLRDLQLLVKASDSGNPPLSSNVSLNLFVLDQNDNIPEILYPTIPTDGSTGVELAPRSAEPGYLVTKVVAVDRDSGQNAWLSYRLLKASEPGLFSVGLHNGEVRTARTLLDRDALKQSLLVIVQDHGQPPLSATVTLTVAMADSIPDVLANLGSIKPPSYSDDSELTLYLVVAVAAVSCVFLAFVIVMLALRLRRWHSSRLLQVSRGRLAGMPTSHIVGMDGVQAFLQTYSHEISLTADSRKSHLIFPQPNYADTLISEQSCEKSEPLLVSDKANANKEEPGVAQVSSFLQ; encoded by the coding sequence ATGGCGAATCTACTGAGGCGCTGGGGCTGCGGAGACCTGCTTTTGTCCTTCATGCTTCTGGGAACGCTGTGCCAGCCAGGGTCCGGGCAGATCCGCTACTCGGTGCCCGAGGAATTAGAGAAAGGCTCCTTCGTGGGCAATATCGCCAAGGACCTTGGTCTACAACCGCAGGAGCTGGTGGAGCACGGAGTCCGCATCGTCTCCAGAGGTAGGACGCAGCTTTTCTCTCTGAACCCGCGAAGCGGCAGCTTGGTCACAGGGGAAAGGATAGATCGGGAGGAGCTCTGCGCTCAGAGCGCGCGGTGTCTGGTGAACTTTAACATCTTGgttgagaataaaatgaaaatttatgggGTAGAAGTGGAAATAGTTGATATTAATGATAACTTTCCGAGATTCCGGGAGGAGGAATTAAAAGTAAAAGTTAATGAAAATGCAGCTGTGGGAACTCGCTTAGTGCTTCCCTTCGCACGAGATGCGGATGTGGGTGTGAACTCCCTCCAGAGTTACCAGCTGAGCACCAATCTTCACTTCTCCCTGGACGTGAAGAGCGGATCTGACGGGCAAAATTACCCTGAGTTAGTGTTGGAAAGGCCCCTGGACCGCGAGAAAGCGGCGATTCACGAACTCCTTCTCACAGCCTTAGATGGCGGAGACCCAGTACTCTCTAGCACCACGCGGATCCGCGTGGCAGTCCTGGACGCAAATGATAACGCGCCCCTCTTCACCCGATCCGAATATAGAgtgagtgttccagagagcatacCTGTGGGAACTCAGCTACTCACTCTGACCGCCACAGATGCAGATGAGGGAATAAATGGGAAAGTGACCTACTCTTTTCGCAATGAAGAAGACAAAATTTCGGAGACGTTCCAACTTGATTCCACTCTGGGGGAAATCTCAACTATTCAATCCCTGGACTATGAAGAATCCAGATTCTACCTCATGGAAGTGGTAGCTCAAGATGGAGGTGCTCTTCTTGCTAGTGCTAAGGTGCTGGTCACAGTACAGGATGTGAATGACAATGCCCCAGAAGTGATACTCACTACTTTCAGCAGTTCTGTTTCTGAAGACTGTCTTCCTGGGACCATAATCGCCCTGTTTAGCATACATGATGTTGATTCTGGGGAGAATGGTGAGACTTCATGTTCTATTCCGAAGAATTTGCCTTTCAAATTAGAAAGGTCAGTTGATAATTACTATCACCTATTAACAACAAGAACTCTGGACAGAGAAGAGACTTCAGATTATAATATCACAGTAACCGTTACCGACCATGGCACCCCACCCCTGTCTACAGAAAATCAAATTTCCCTGAAAGTAGCAGACATCAATGACAACCCACCTACCTTCTCTCAGGCCTCCTACTCTACTTCAATCCCAGAGAACAACCCCAGAGGAGTTTCTATCTTCTCTGTGACAGCCCATGACCCTGACAGTGGTGATAATGCTAGGATCACTTACTCCCTGGCAGAATATACATTACAGGGAGTGCCTCTATCCTCCTATGTCTCCATGAACTCAGACACTGGTGTCCTGTATGCACTATGTTCCTTTGACTATGAGCAGTTAAGAGACCTGCAGCTACTGGTGAAAGCCAGTGACAGTGGGAACCCTCCACTCAGCAGCAACGTGTCACTGAACTTATTTGTGCTGGATCAGAATGACAACATCCCTGAGATCCTGTACCCCACCATTCCTACTGATGGTTCCACTGGTGTAGAGCTGGCACCCCGCTCTGCAGAGCCTGGATACCTGGTGACCAAGGTGGTGGCAGTGGACAGAGACTCAGGACAGAATGCCTGGCTGTCCTACCGCCTGCTCAAGGCCAGTGAACCAGGGCTCTTCTCAGTGGGGCTGCACAATGGTGAGGTACGCACAGCACGGACTCTACTGGATAGAGATGCTCTCAAGCAGAGCCTCCTGGTGATTGTTCAGGACCATGGCCAGCCCCCTCTCTCGGCCACTGTCACACTCACAGTGGCCATGGCTGACAGTATCCCTGATGTTCTGGCCAATCTGGGTAGCATCAAGCCCCCTTCCTACTCTGATGATTCAGAGCTTACACTCTACCTTGTGGTAGCAGTGGCTGCAGTCTCTTGTGTCTTCCTGGCCTTTGTCATTGTGATGCTGGCGCTTAGACTAAGGCGCTGGCACTCATCACGCCTGCTCCAGGTTTCCAGAGGCAGGTTGGCAGGCATGCCCACCTCCCACATTGTGGGCATGGATGGGGTGCAAGCTTTCCTGCAGACCTATTCCCATGAGATCTCCCTCACTGCAGACTCCAGGAAGAGCCACCTGATCTTTCCTCAACCCAACTACGCAGACACTCTCATTAGTGAACAGAGTTGTGAGAAAAGTGAACCTCTTCTGGTGTCTGATAAGGCAAATGCAAACAAAGAAGAACCAGGAGTTGCTCAGGTTAGTTCTTTCTTACAGTAA